From Paenibacillus sp. PL2-23:
CCATACAAATCCGTTGCGATGATGGAGAGGCAATGGCCGATCATCCACTCCTTCAGCTCCGCCATCGTATCGAGCTCAAGCGCTTCGTTCGGAAGGACATCCGTATTGCCGCTGGTCCGGTAATCAAGGGCGGATTGAAGCTTCAGCCGCGTATCCAGCAGCATGCGGAGCACCCAGTCCTTGACCATGGCAGGGTCCGGTCGGTGCTGCTCGATATCATCCAGCCAGCTGTTAACCGTGACGCCGATCTCCGCCACCTTCTTCCCGATAATCAAGTCTCTCAGCCGCTCGCTTGATTTCTGGAAATCCCGGAACAAATCATAGGCGCCCGGCGACCTGCCCTCGGCGCGCGCTATCGAGCCGCTCGTCCGGTAAAACCGGGCGACCCGGTCCTGCTGAATATGCAGCAGAGCTGCCTTGATGCAGTTCGGCTCCGAGCAGCGCTCCCCAATCAGGAACGACATTCTCAGCTTCAGCGAATGGACCGCCGTCTGCAGGCTTCGCAGCAGCGCTCGCGTCTCATCGTACCCATTCACCTTCAGGCCGCCCTGGAATGCCGCGAGTATGACCGTCTCTTGGGCGCTGTATTGGAAGTGGACCGCCGACAGGCCGGACCCCTGTATCGCCTCCTCGACAACATTGTCCACTGCGAAGCGCAGCACCTCGTCGGATTGGAATCGAAGCTTGGCCGCGCGCAACTCGTCAATCATGCCGATAACGGGAATAATTGTCTCCCCTCCGCGAAGCGGCAGCCCGAAGCCCTCCAGCTCCGCCTTCCATTTCTCTATATCAAGTAGCGGCTGCTGTAACGTCGTCCGGATAAATTTCTCCTTCATAAGAGAACGGTTCCGATCGACCAGCCGCTCCATCCGCAGCTGCTTGGATTGCTGCTCCCGCTCCTGCTCCAGGCTGGCGATAAACTGCGTCAGCAGCGTCCGGATCTGAGCCGGCTCAAGCGTATCCTTCAGCAAATAATCCTGCACCTGCAGCTTCATCGCCTGCCTCGCATATTCGAACTCGGTGTGGCAGGACAGAATTGCCGCCCGAAGATTCGGCTTATGCTCCTTCATTCTCGAGACGAGCTCCAGTCCATCCATCTGCGGCATTCCGATGTCTGTAATCAGAATGTCGGGCATATCCAGCGCCGCCGCTTCCAGCGCTCTGGCACCGTTCTCATGCATACCAATCACCTGCAAGCCAAGCTTCTCCCAATCTATTGCGTAATGGATTAATTCCAGAACAGGATAATCGTCGTCCACAAGCATGACTTTATACATGCGGTTCACCAGCCTTAAGCTTTGGAATATGGATCGTTATGTTCGTCCCTTCATTCACGTTGCTAATAACCTCAATTCGGAAGGCTTCGCCGTACGTCATTCTCATGCGGTCGCAGACATTCACCAGTCCGATGCCGGACAGCCGACTGCTATGGTCGGACACCGGAGCCGGCTGTTCGCCGGGAGCCGCCAGCTTGGCGCGAAGGGCCGCGAGGCTGTCCGCCTCCATGCCCATGCCATCATCCTCGATGCGAATCCAGAACTCCTGAGCGGTAGCCCATGTCGCAATACGAATCGTACCCGCCCTCTGACTGAGCCCATGAATAAGCGCGTTCTCGATAATTGGCTGCAGGAAGAAGCGCGGCACAAGCACCATCAGCGTATCGGGCGATGGATCCAGCACCAGCTCCACCTTTTCCTTCTGCCGCATGTTCATCAGCTTCACATAGTCAGTTACAATCGACAGCTCCTCATGCAGCGGAATCGTATCGTTGCTCTGCGTAATCGTCATACGCAGCAGCTTGGATAGCGAAGCAATCATCTCCGAGCTGTCCAGATCGCCGCCCCGCATGACCTTCATCCGAATGGAATTGAGCACATTGAACAAAAAATGCGGATTGATCTGCGCCTGCAGCATGGCCAGCTCCGCCTTGCGCTTCCTCGACTGTGTCGTCGTCACCTCGGCGATCATCATTTTGACCCGGTCCAGCATCTGATCGAAGGACTGCCCCAAGTAACCGATTTCATCGCTGCCCCGAATGTTGGAGCGGATCTCAAGGTTGCCCCGCTGCACGGTTTCCGCCACCTTGCCGAGACGGACAAGCGGCTTCGTGAAGCTGTTCAGCAAGTAGAGGAGCAGCAAGAAGAACACAACAAATGATATAAGCTGTAGCATCGCCACACGGTTAAAAATCGAATTCAGCTTATACACCGCTTCCTTGTAAGGCGTAAGCGACACCAGCTCCCAGCCGGTCAGCGTCTGTCTGTACGACGTGAGGATGTAGCTTTCGTCGCCTACGCTCACGAGCTCCGAGCGAGCCTGGCTGCCGGCAGTATTCCGGTTGGAGAAGCTTTCGCCGATCCTCGTCTTGTCCGTGTGGGAGAGGATAAAGCCGCCGCGGTCGACCAGGAGCGTCTCTTGTCCTCCAGACAGCCGATTGAAGATGCCGCTGATCTGCTTCTCCATAATGGTGACAAACACATATCCATACGGCTTGACGCCTGCGCGCAAGGTGCGCCCCATTGTAATCTGATAGGGACTGGAGGAAGCCTCCGCCGGAAATACGGTCGGACTGGCGCCAATCCATAACGATTGCATATTTTTCAAAGCATCCATCTCTGGGAACCAGGGCTCCTCCTTCAGCTGGAGCGGATCGAATTCCGACAGGTTGTAATTCGTAAATCGAGTGCCGTCGGTAAGCAGAATGGTCACATAAGCAATATCGCCGTGAATCGTCATGTTGCCGATTTTGTTCATAATTTTACTCTGATCCAGGAAGCTTTCGTAGGCTGCGTCAGGTCCCTCATACGTTTTCCCTGCCGCAATCTCCTTCAATACAACCGTTATGGAGGAATCCATCTGCACACTGTTCGCGATATACAGCATATAATCGAACACGTTCATCACATAGCCGTCCACAAGCTGGAGCTTCTGGCGCGATTGCTCCATCGCTTCCTCCTTGACCGCCTCCTTGGTCAGCATATTGTACAGCGCAAGCGTAATAAACGCCGGCACCAGAATACAGACAACCGCCGTCACAATGAGACGGAAGCGGAACGATCTGGACCATAGCCATGGCCTCGTCGGGATGGGCATACGATTATCCTCCGTGTTCAACAATTGTAAAAAAGAGGCGCAGACGTTACGCTGCACCCCTTCTATCTTTTATTTCCTAGTATAGCCCATTATTTATTGGCATCAATAATTTTTTGAACGCGATCATTCAGGGCCGCAATTGTCTGGTCGATATCTTGCTGATCATAGATGAGCTTCTCGTATTCTTCGTTGATTACTTTGTATACTTCCGATTGGTAGGTCACCGGAGGAATGATTTTGGACGATTTGGCGTTCGACAGCGTATGAATCAGAGATGCCTTGTCGACCTTTTCCGGATTTTTGGTGCCGCCGAGAATAATGTCGATGATGCTTTCCATTTGCGACTGATCGACGCCGTTCCAGGCCGGAATGTTTTTACCCTGAGCGATTTGGCCTTCCGTCGTATACCAGCGGACGAATTGGTAGGCCGCTTCTTTATTTTTGGAGCTTTCGGCAACGGCTACATAATCCGTCGTCACCATCGTGTAGCCGCCCTCGTCGGAGGCATTATTTTTTGGAATCGGCGCGACAGCTACTTCAAAGTTTAGCGGGAATTGCTCCGTACCACCCAACTCCGTGTTCATCCAGCTGCCAATCATAATCATGCCGACCGCCTGGTTAAAGAATTGGTTCCGATAGTGCAGCTTCTGGGAGAGCATATCGGTGTAAGGCGTCGCGGACTGATCCGTTTTCTCCATTTGGAGGCGCAGCTCAAGCGTCTTGCGGAAGAGCGGGTTGTCGAAGTTCATGGAGCCGTCTTCCTTCAGGAATTCCGTATTGTCAGGCTGATTCGCCAGACCCAGCTTCATAAATTCCATCCAGCCGCCGTTTTGCGGACCGTGGAAATAAGTGCCGTATGTTTTGGAGGCGCCTTCGCCTTTAGTCAGCTGCTTCGCGTATGCGGTGAAGTCATCCCATGTCCAGTCTGTTGGAACCTCAAGACCGGCTTCCGTCAGCTTTGTTTTGTTCAAGAGCACGTACCAAGGGTTGAACTTGCCTGGAAGCGCGTATACCTTGCCGTTCAGCGTCGTGTTGACCTTGTAGTCCTCGGATACCTTGAAGCCTTCAGCCGAGATGAATTCATCCAGAGGCGCTACCATGCCAAGACCTACACGCTGCGCGTAGGAAGCCGGGTCGGAGAACATCAGCACGTCCATTGTTTCATTCGAGGATGCAGCCAGGTCGAGCTTCTGCAGCGCTTCCTGGGAATCGCCCTTCTCACTGAGCACATTGACGTTTACTTTAATATTGGGATTAGCCGCTTCGAATGCAGCGATTGTCTTGGACCAGTTGTACGTGGCCTCATTGCCGAACGTGTGAAGCTGAATCGTCACTTGCTCCTCTACCGCCTTGGGAGATTCCGTTGGCGCCGAGGATGCTCCTCCGCCGTTGCCTCCGCTGGAGCTGTTGTTGCCGCCATTATTGCCCGCGCAGCCTGTCAGCGCCATTACCGTTGATAATGCAAGCACGAAAACCGCTTTTTTCCCTTTAAACATGTGTAACCCTCCCTGAATGTATTTCTTATAGGCTATAGAAGAAGTCGAATTCATCGTCGCTTTTTGTTGAATCCGCTTTCTTGTACTCATTGTAGCAACCGCTCACATACACTCTATACCACAAATTTGACCACAAATGCGATTATTTTTACCACATGAAAATCCTTGAATATCTGAAAACTTCAGATATAAAGGATTTTCATTGGCGATAGAACCTACCCCTGAAGCGCGGTCGCCCATCCTCGAATGGCTTCGATCAGGTTCTATCACCACATGAACTTTCATTGGCGATAGAACCTACCCCTGAAGCGCGGTCGCTCATCCTCGAATGGCTTCGATCAGGTTCTATCACAACGTCCCCTACCCCTTCACTCCGCCAAGGGCGATGCCTTCGATGACGCTTTTCTGTCCAATAATGAACACGATGAGCAGCGGCAGAATCGCGGATACGGCTGCAGCCATCATAAGCGAATAAAATTCTCCGTTGATCGTCGTGAACTTCTGCATCGCCAGCTGGATGGTGTACAGCGCGTCAGTCCTAAGGAAAATCAGCGGATTCTGATAGTCGTTCCATGTCCAGATGAAGCGAAGAATCGCATAGGTGGCGATTGCAGGCCTGACGAGCGGGAATGCGATCCGCCAGAAAATGCGCCAGTGGCCGGCACCATCGATTTTGGCCGATTCAATAAATTCATTATGAATGCCCATAAAAAATTGTCTCAGCATGAACGTGCCCAGCACGCTGAAACTTCCCAACATAATAAGTCCTAGATGACTGTCGAATAATTGGATTTGGCGGTACAGCAGGAACTGCGGCACCAGAATAGCCTGCTGCGGAATCATGTAGGTCGCCAGCACGATTAGGAACAAATATTTGCCCGCCGCAAACTGGATTTTGGAGAAGCCGTAAGCCGCTAACGCAGATACCGTACAGGAAATGACCGTGGTCAGCACCGTCACCTTCACGGTGTTCCAATAATATTTGTAGAACGGGAACTTCCCTACCCATACTTCCTTGTAATTCTCAATCATATGCCATTGTGAGGGAATCCACTTGATGGGATAAGTGAACACCTCCGCCTCAATCTTGAACGATGCCGACAGCATCCAGAGAAACGGCATAAGGAACAGGACGCTTATGGCGAACATAATGGCCGTCAGAATGCCCTTGCGCACTTTCGCGGTTCTTGTCGTTGTGGTCATGCTCGTCTCCCCTTTCTAGTAATTCACCCATTTTTTCTGCCCGACCCACTGCAGCAGCGTAATCGCCAGCACGCAGAAGAACAAGACGACCGACATCGCGGAGGCTGGTCCGATCTTCAAATTGACGAATGCGGATTCGTACAGATTCCACACAATCATGTTCGTGGAATTCAGCGGTCCTCCTTTGGTCATAACGGCGATCAGGTCGAACACCTTGAAGGTCGATATAATGCCCGTAATGAGCAGGAAAAACGTCGTTGACGACAGCTGCGGGAACGTGATGCTTTTGAACTTTACCCATGTGCCTGCGCCATCGATCTCCGCCGCTTCGTACAGGTCCTTCGGAATCGACTGCAGGCCTGCAATATAGACGATCATATTGAAGCCGATGGCTGTCCAGATCGCAATCATCATAAGCGAAGGCAGCGCATACTTCGGATCGGCAATCCATTTCGGCGGATTCTCGATACCGAGCGACATCAGCGCCTGATTGACCGGACCGGCCGATGGGTGGAACAGCACCTGCCATACAATCGCTACGGCAACGATGCTGGAGATATACGGCATAAAGTATGCAACCTTGAAGAAGCTTTTCATATACACATATTTGTCGATCATAATCGCAAGGAACATCGAAATGGCGAGGTAGATCGGCACAGCCAGCAGGAAGGTTGCATTATTGCGCATAGACTTCAGAAACTTGTCGTCCTGGAACAATCTCTCGAAGTTATCAAAGCCAATAAATTTAATGTGCTGGATGCCCGTCACAAAATTCCAGTCGGCGAGCGATAAGAAGAAGATCGCGATAATCGGAATAAGCGTCAGCACCGTAACCCCGATCAGCATCGGTCCGATGAACAGGAAGCCCGCGATGGTTTCTTTTGTCTGCAATCGGCTCCCTCTGCGTTTGGGAGCTGCCGCCGGCTTGGCCCCCGTTGCCGTCTTTATGGTTTGCATCTGTTCCTCACCTCTTGTCGTTGTCTTATTTGTATTATAGGAAACAACCTTGTCGTTTCTTTAACGTAATTTTGATTGGCTATGCCGTTATTTTGACTTTCTTGGAGGCTCACAGTAATAATCCAGCGGTTCTCGGTCCAGCACAAAAAACCGCATCCCATCCTGACCTGGATCAACCATCTCCATCAGGATAAAATGCGGTAGAAGCATTCTCGTCTTCAACGTTGCGGGCGGCGCGGGCAGAGCTCCTTCATATCAGGTGCTCTTCGTGCGCAGTGGATGATCACGCAGCTCTACTCTTATAATAGCGCAGCCCTCCACTTACCAGAACAGCTCGCCGTGCTTCAGCAGGCGCGAGATGCCCTCCGCAAAAAAGTAATCGCCGTAAATGAGCGGCACATCGATATTTTTCCCTTCCGGATAATGGCTCGTGCCCTGCAGGATGAGACCTTCTTCCCCCACTTGATCCCATGACCCATACTTCATGTAGAGCGCATGCAGCATTCGCTCCCCCTCTTGCTGATACAGACCGCTTTCCGTCTCGTCCACAAACTCCGCGATCAGGAGCAGACCACAGGCTGCGCAAGCTCCCGCAGAAGAATCGCGATATTTCGTTATATCTTCAGGCAATCGGAAATCCCAATGAGGCACGCGGTCCTCGGGCAGATTCGCGATGAAGAAATGCGCCGCCCGCTTCGCCGCCTCCAGATAACGGGCTTCACGGGTATGCTTGTAGCTGAGCGCCATCCCATAGATCGCCCACGCGGTGCCGCGCGACCACGCGGAGTTGGGAGCATAGCCCTGCCCGCCGTTCACGCCAAGCCTTTCACCGGTGTCTGGATCGAAGATGACGATATGATTCACGGAGCCGTCCGGACGGATGAAATGCTCAACTACAGTGTCAGCATGCTCCATCGCCACATGTCTGAAGCGTGGATCTCCTGACGTCTGAGACGCCCAATACAGCAAGGAGAGGTTCATTGCACAGTCGATTATGGCCCAGCCTGCATTGTCCTCGTCAGGACGCCATGGATTCCATGCGCGAATATAGCGACCCTTCACGTTGTAGCGCCCCACCAGCAGATTGGCGGCCAGCATAGCGCGTCTTCTGGAGCCTTCGCCAGCTTCTCCGTCAAGCAGCTTGTGCCGCGCCACGCTCGTCAGCTGCCACATGAACCCCATATCATGATCCAGCTTGTCGTATGCGGCCATCACCTCATCCAGCTGCTGCTCGCAGCTCTCCGCATATGCTCTAAGTCTCTCGTCCCTCGTATCGCGATAGATCAACCACAGCAGACCCGGCCAGAAGCCTGCGGTCCACCAATAAGCGGGCTCCAGCACATATTCGCCATTAACGCTTGCATGAGGGAACCGCGCGCCGATCCGCTCGCTCGTCCGCGACACCTTGGTCACGATTTGGTTCCAAGCCTCTTGCGGCCAGTTGTCCATCATATCCAATCACCCCTATATCATTGTCGCTGCAACCATTAACATGATTCTGCTTCTCCTCTACTCAGTGTAACTCGTCTGCTCTCTGCGGAATAACAAATTTTTGACTTCCGATAACGCAATCTTTACTTCTGATCGCATAAAAAAACCGAATGCAACACCCCGCATCCGGTTTGACCTGTTATTCGTCTTTAAAACGTAAACCGTGCAGGATGAAATCGGTCATATCCTCAATCATCGTCTGCAAATCCGGCCTTTCCTCCTCCTGCAACACCTTCCAATATTCCTGGTCGCGGTGGAAGAGGAGGGTACCTGCTACGGACATGAAGGCAGCGTCCAACGAACGGTATCGGAACAATCCCTGCTTCCGCCCCTCCTCGATCCACTTGCGCAGGAGTCTCCACATGGGCATGACATGCTCTTGAATTTTGTGAATCCGCGGAGAATTCATAATAATCTCCTGCTGTATGATACTAATTAATTGCGGGTCCGCTTGACGAAAAGCAGTGACCTCGCTTATGACCAGCTTCACACCGACTAGCGGAGGCATACTCGCGTCTACGGTCGATAATCGATCATTGGGGAAAAAGACCTCGAACAACGCGCTGAACAAATTTTCTTTGCCGCCGAAATGGTAAGAGACAAGCGCTATATTTACACCCGCTTCCTCGCATATTTGGCGGATCGTAGTGCCGTCGAAGCCTTGCACGGCGAACAGCTTCTTTGCCGCCAGCAATATTTTCATCTTAATGTCCGTATCGCTCGTTACCTTCATGATTACCCTCCGCTTTCCTTCTGTCTGCCGCTTACTTCGATTGATGGCTGACTATGGCGACCTGAGGCTACCTAACCGCACCTCTCTTGAACATAACCGACACAGCGCTCAGAGCGATCGCGGCAAATCCGATGATCGCCAGCATACCGGCGTCGCCGCCGACGCCTGGTCCGCCGAACAAGATGTTCATATTGCCATCTACCGCGTAGGTCGCGGGTAGCGCGGCTCCGAGTCCTGTATAGAAATCGCTTAGCAGCTCCCGCGGCACGATCGCCCCGGAGGACACGAGCTGGACGGACAGCAGCATAATGTTGAACAGCATGCCCGCCATCCCGAACAGGTACAAGAACATTTGCGACACGAACATGAATACGAGCAGGAACAGCAGCTGGAAGCCCCATAAGTGCAGGAATCCTTGCTCCACTTGACCGCCAAGACTAACCAGCAGAGTCGATCCGACCAGCGACACGAGCGTTGCGGATACGACATTGATAAGACTGCGCGCCGCGAACCGGCTCCATTTGCCCGTGCTGGCCGCAATCACCATCGACGATTGCTCCAGGTTCATCCCCATAATCATTGCGCCTACGTAAGACGCGAGCACCATCATCATTGGCACCATCTGATTATTCATGCCTTCGACGACGTTTGTCGACTGTACGTTAGATACGACGCGCTCCGACAAGCTGGCCGATGCGGCCGCCGCCTGCTCCTCCGGCATATTCGCTGCTGCTAGCGTCTGCTGGACGCCCATTTTCACAGCCTGCCTGTTAACCTCAGCCGTTATTTGCGCGGCCGCCCCGCTCATAATGCTCTTGATCAGCGCTGGGTTCGACTCGTTAATATAATAGTCGATGCTCCCCGATCCCGCCGCATCTGCCACTTTCAGCGAGAAGTCCGCCGGGATATGGACAACCATTTGCAGCTTTCTTTCGTCTAGCTCGGTCCTCGCCGCTTCCAACAATTCGAATTCTATCATATCGAACGACAGATTATTCAACAAGTTACCCGCAATTGCACCACCCATAACCGTATCCTCATTGACAATCGCAATACGCAGCTGATCCGTCCGGTCCGTCACCCCGTCGTACCCCGTCATCCAGATAACGGAAAAAATAACTTGGAACATAAACGCGGTAATAATGCCGACCCACGTCGTCGGTCTCTTCATAAATGCTTGCAGCGTGCTTCTCATGCCTACATCTCTCCCTAAGCTATTTAAACAATCGTTTAAAACAACTGTTTAAATTATGCGTCAGCTCTCCCCTATTGTCAAGGCATCCTCTAATCTCAATGACAATTGTATATTTCAATCAGCTAATTGCTCTAACGTTATGTAGACTTGTTAACAATAATGCCTCAACTATTTGTCAGCAGAAATATATAAACAAAAAAATCTGCCTCTCGACAGATTTTTCAATTCCAGCTAGGCCAGCGTTCCCGCCGCTCTATTCATACGCCGTTGCCAGCTTGGCATCCTGCGCCAATTGCTTCTTGTATACAATATCCGACAGAAACAAGCTCAGCTCGTACAGTGCGACAAGCGGAATAATAACAAGCACGTCGGATATGAAATCCGGCGGCGTCACCATAACGCCAATCGCTGCGAGAATGAAATAAGACAGCTTGCGCATCTTGCGCAGCCGCTGCGGATTAATAATCCGTATAGCCGTCAGGAACATAATCGCCAGCGGAAGCTCGAACAGCAGCGATATGGGGATCAGGATGCTGAACAGAAACGTAAAGTATTGGACAATGCCGTACGTTTCCTCCAGGTTCAGCTGCTGCGCGATCGTGCGCGTAAAGCCGAACGCCAGCGGAAACACAACAAAATAGGAAAACGCCAAGCCCACTAAAAACATAATAAGCGCAAACGGCACGTATTTCAGCGTAGAGCGTTGCTCATTCGGCCGAAGAGCCGGCTTGACGAACGCCCATA
This genomic window contains:
- a CDS encoding helix-turn-helix domain-containing protein; amino-acid sequence: MYKVMLVDDDYPVLELIHYAIDWEKLGLQVIGMHENGARALEAAALDMPDILITDIGMPQMDGLELVSRMKEHKPNLRAAILSCHTEFEYARQAMKLQVQDYLLKDTLEPAQIRTLLTQFIASLEQEREQQSKQLRMERLVDRNRSLMKEKFIRTTLQQPLLDIEKWKAELEGFGLPLRGGETIIPVIGMIDELRAAKLRFQSDEVLRFAVDNVVEEAIQGSGLSAVHFQYSAQETVILAAFQGGLKVNGYDETRALLRSLQTAVHSLKLRMSFLIGERCSEPNCIKAALLHIQQDRVARFYRTSGSIARAEGRSPGAYDLFRDFQKSSERLRDLIIGKKVAEIGVTVNSWLDDIEQHRPDPAMVKDWVLRMLLDTRLKLQSALDYRTSGNTDVLPNEALELDTMAELKEWMIGHCLSIIATDLYGGTSSKRSEIAEACHFVTQHLDRKITLEEVAEQLFMNPSYFSRLFKKETGETFIEYVTRMKMHRAKELLESSATPVGKICELLGYDNQSYFIKLFKAFAGVTPVEFRGQLRKG
- a CDS encoding ABC transporter permease — translated: MRSTLQAFMKRPTTWVGIITAFMFQVIFSVIWMTGYDGVTDRTDQLRIAIVNEDTVMGGAIAGNLLNNLSFDMIEFELLEAARTELDERKLQMVVHIPADFSLKVADAAGSGSIDYYINESNPALIKSIMSGAAAQITAEVNRQAVKMGVQQTLAAANMPEEQAAAASASLSERVVSNVQSTNVVEGMNNQMVPMMMVLASYVGAMIMGMNLEQSSMVIAASTGKWSRFAARSLINVVSATLVSLVGSTLLVSLGGQVEQGFLHLWGFQLLFLLVFMFVSQMFLYLFGMAGMLFNIMLLSVQLVSSGAIVPRELLSDFYTGLGAALPATYAVDGNMNILFGGPGVGGDAGMLAIIGFAAIALSAVSVMFKRGAVR
- a CDS encoding TetR/AcrR family transcriptional regulator, translated to MKVTSDTDIKMKILLAAKKLFAVQGFDGTTIRQICEEAGVNIALVSYHFGGKENLFSALFEVFFPNDRLSTVDASMPPLVGVKLVISEVTAFRQADPQLISIIQQEIIMNSPRIHKIQEHVMPMWRLLRKWIEEGRKQGLFRYRSLDAAFMSVAGTLLFHRDQEYWKVLQEEERPDLQTMIEDMTDFILHGLRFKDE
- the tatC gene encoding twin-arginine translocase subunit TatC, with amino-acid sequence MLGEEGLMPLLEHLGELRKRLIYVLIVLTAGLVLGLSVAKPAYNFLMSQPPADTLALHTFSLWDGIGMYMKIALVIALVITLPFTAYQLWAFVKPALRPNEQRSTLKYVPFALIMFLVGLAFSYFVVFPLAFGFTRTIAQQLNLEETYGIVQYFTFLFSILIPISLLFELPLAIMFLTAIRIINPQRLRKMRKLSYFILAAIGVMVTPPDFISDVLVIIPLVALYELSLFLSDIVYKKQLAQDAKLATAYE
- a CDS encoding extracellular solute-binding protein; this translates as MFKGKKAVFVLALSTVMALTGCAGNNGGNNSSSGGNGGGASSAPTESPKAVEEQVTIQLHTFGNEATYNWSKTIAAFEAANPNIKVNVNVLSEKGDSQEALQKLDLAASSNETMDVLMFSDPASYAQRVGLGMVAPLDEFISAEGFKVSEDYKVNTTLNGKVYALPGKFNPWYVLLNKTKLTEAGLEVPTDWTWDDFTAYAKQLTKGEGASKTYGTYFHGPQNGGWMEFMKLGLANQPDNTEFLKEDGSMNFDNPLFRKTLELRLQMEKTDQSATPYTDMLSQKLHYRNQFFNQAVGMIMIGSWMNTELGGTEQFPLNFEVAVAPIPKNNASDEGGYTMVTTDYVAVAESSKNKEAAYQFVRWYTTEGQIAQGKNIPAWNGVDQSQMESIIDIILGGTKNPEKVDKASLIHTLSNAKSSKIIPPVTYQSEVYKVINEEYEKLIYDQQDIDQTIAALNDRVQKIIDANK
- a CDS encoding histidine kinase, which gives rise to MPIPTRPWLWSRSFRFRLIVTAVVCILVPAFITLALYNMLTKEAVKEEAMEQSRQKLQLVDGYVMNVFDYMLYIANSVQMDSSITVVLKEIAAGKTYEGPDAAYESFLDQSKIMNKIGNMTIHGDIAYVTILLTDGTRFTNYNLSEFDPLQLKEEPWFPEMDALKNMQSLWIGASPTVFPAEASSSPYQITMGRTLRAGVKPYGYVFVTIMEKQISGIFNRLSGGQETLLVDRGGFILSHTDKTRIGESFSNRNTAGSQARSELVSVGDESYILTSYRQTLTGWELVSLTPYKEAVYKLNSIFNRVAMLQLISFVVFFLLLLYLLNSFTKPLVRLGKVAETVQRGNLEIRSNIRGSDEIGYLGQSFDQMLDRVKMMIAEVTTTQSRKRKAELAMLQAQINPHFLFNVLNSIRMKVMRGGDLDSSEMIASLSKLLRMTITQSNDTIPLHEELSIVTDYVKLMNMRQKEKVELVLDPSPDTLMVLVPRFFLQPIIENALIHGLSQRAGTIRIATWATAQEFWIRIEDDGMGMEADSLAALRAKLAAPGEQPAPVSDHSSRLSGIGLVNVCDRMRMTYGEAFRIEVISNVNEGTNITIHIPKLKAGEPHV
- a CDS encoding glycosyl hydrolase, producing the protein MDNWPQEAWNQIVTKVSRTSERIGARFPHASVNGEYVLEPAYWWTAGFWPGLLWLIYRDTRDERLRAYAESCEQQLDEVMAAYDKLDHDMGFMWQLTSVARHKLLDGEAGEGSRRRAMLAANLLVGRYNVKGRYIRAWNPWRPDEDNAGWAIIDCAMNLSLLYWASQTSGDPRFRHVAMEHADTVVEHFIRPDGSVNHIVIFDPDTGERLGVNGGQGYAPNSAWSRGTAWAIYGMALSYKHTREARYLEAAKRAAHFFIANLPEDRVPHWDFRLPEDITKYRDSSAGACAACGLLLIAEFVDETESGLYQQEGERMLHALYMKYGSWDQVGEEGLILQGTSHYPEGKNIDVPLIYGDYFFAEGISRLLKHGELFW
- a CDS encoding carbohydrate ABC transporter permease, encoding MTTTTRTAKVRKGILTAIMFAISVLFLMPFLWMLSASFKIEAEVFTYPIKWIPSQWHMIENYKEVWVGKFPFYKYYWNTVKVTVLTTVISCTVSALAAYGFSKIQFAAGKYLFLIVLATYMIPQQAILVPQFLLYRQIQLFDSHLGLIMLGSFSVLGTFMLRQFFMGIHNEFIESAKIDGAGHWRIFWRIAFPLVRPAIATYAILRFIWTWNDYQNPLIFLRTDALYTIQLAMQKFTTINGEFYSLMMAAAVSAILPLLIVFIIGQKSVIEGIALGGVKG
- a CDS encoding sugar ABC transporter permease, with translation MQTIKTATGAKPAAAPKRRGSRLQTKETIAGFLFIGPMLIGVTVLTLIPIIAIFFLSLADWNFVTGIQHIKFIGFDNFERLFQDDKFLKSMRNNATFLLAVPIYLAISMFLAIMIDKYVYMKSFFKVAYFMPYISSIVAVAIVWQVLFHPSAGPVNQALMSLGIENPPKWIADPKYALPSLMMIAIWTAIGFNMIVYIAGLQSIPKDLYEAAEIDGAGTWVKFKSITFPQLSSTTFFLLITGIISTFKVFDLIAVMTKGGPLNSTNMIVWNLYESAFVNLKIGPASAMSVVLFFCVLAITLLQWVGQKKWVNY